TTGACTGAAGAGCACTGACCAAAGGGACATGGGCCATAGAGGACGGTGGAAGAATCGCATGCTTAATTCCCCATCCCCCATCCCGCATCCCCCATTCCTCAATTTACAACGAACCACCGCCACGTTTGCAGAAACAACAACGATCTCCTCCGTCGAAAAGACATCGCCGGAAAGAGCGAAAGATTCAAGGAGAACAGAATAAAATCGATCCTCAGAACAATTCTGCTCACTCAATTGGCTCTCAGCCTCGGAATCGGCAGCTCACCGGTGCTGGCTCAAACGACGACTGCCAACCCGCCGTCAGTGACCTGTCGCCAGAAAGCAACTGAAAGAATCCACCTCGACAATGCCCGAACAGCGGAGTTGCATCTGGACGCCGTAAAGAAGCTCGGCTGATATCGCGGAAAGCGTTGCCCCTGGCCGACGAGACGACCGCCCATCAGTGGGAAGTCTGGATGAAAAAAAACGAGCTTCGAAGCACTCCATGCTCATGGTGAGGACCACGACCATTCGGGCATAATCATGCAGGACACAATCACAGTCTGGGCCCACAGGGGCATTCGCATGATGGCGGCCACGACCACGGTGATGAAGTCCTGTCCTATTCGATGCCGGAATGGCAAACCACATACCGGACATCTGGATGAAGAACGCACAAAACCTCGCATGGTCGGGAAGTTCACCGGTAGGTCCTATCGCGGTGAGATCAAGCACGACACGACCACGATGAACTCAAAGCCCACTACGACGATGAAGGTCACAAGAGCCCAAGATCGGTTGCGGTGGCATGCCGGATTTCCTGTAGTGTTCAGCTCGCACCCGGTTACTGAGTTAGTGGAATCATCGCAACGCCTCCTAATGGATCGTCACAGCATTGCCGCGTTGCTCGCTCTGCGACAAGGTGTTGCCAGCTCCTCAAAGCATCCGGCGCAAACTAACGTCACCTTCAAGCACCGCGGCGAAATAGCAAAACAGAGTTCTGCGAATGCC
This DNA window, taken from Fuerstiella marisgermanici, encodes the following:
- a CDS encoding DUF983 domain-containing protein — its product is MRGFVRSSSRCPVCGLPFRHRIGQDFITVVVAAIMRMPLWAQTVIVSCMIMPEWSWSSP